The following are encoded together in the Planctomycetaceae bacterium genome:
- a CDS encoding SprT-like family protein, which yields MEIRSANVSPLEAAARVAEIRAAILGGPGNIRQGNFDCIGEGDLQRLFDLYDREFFSGALAAGAAEQTGRPLRLRLSSRMTRAGGKTIVHRRGRGRSARSAQYEIAISAAMLLRALRFSDEPVEVCGRPCSDRLEALQRIMEHEIVHLAQLLSGKSSRCGTKAFMEIAGGLFAHRSHTHALNVRPAAAKPQAAQEAVRAGQHVEFDFRGRRFRGVVNRITTRATILVENPSGRRFSDGKCYQKFYVPLAMLKVLHPELTEHDGTSEA from the coding sequence ATGGAGATTCGTTCTGCCAACGTCTCGCCGCTGGAAGCCGCCGCCCGCGTGGCGGAAATCCGCGCGGCGATCCTGGGCGGGCCCGGGAACATCCGCCAGGGCAATTTCGACTGCATCGGCGAGGGGGATCTGCAGCGGCTCTTCGACCTGTACGACCGCGAGTTTTTCAGCGGCGCCCTGGCGGCCGGCGCAGCGGAGCAGACGGGGCGCCCGCTGCGGCTGCGGCTGTCGAGCCGCATGACGCGAGCCGGCGGCAAGACGATCGTTCACCGCCGCGGGCGCGGCCGCTCCGCTCGCAGCGCCCAATATGAGATCGCCATCAGCGCAGCGATGCTCCTGCGGGCGCTGCGGTTCTCGGACGAACCGGTAGAAGTCTGCGGCCGGCCGTGCAGCGACCGCCTCGAGGCCCTGCAGCGGATCATGGAACACGAGATCGTGCACCTGGCGCAGTTGCTCAGCGGCAAGAGTTCGCGCTGCGGGACCAAAGCATTCATGGAGATAGCGGGAGGATTGTTCGCCCACCGCAGCCACACGCACGCCCTGAACGTCCGCCCTGCCGCCGCGAAGCCGCAAGCGGCGCAAGAGGCCGTCCGCGCCGGTCAACACGTCGAGTTCGACTTCCGCGGGCGCAGGTTCCGCGGCGTGGTCAACCGCATCACGACCCGCGCGACGATCCTGGTCGAAAACCCGAGCGGTCGCCGGTTCAGCGACGGCAAGTGCTACCAGAAGTTCTACGTGCCCCTGGCGATGCTGAAGGTGTTGCACCCGGAGCTGACGGAGCACGACGGCACGAGTGAAGCATAG
- a CDS encoding arylsulfatase, whose protein sequence is MWSRRRFLKTLGIGAAAGGAAMAAGGLWRHWLVKKKPNIVYVLADDMGYGDVSCLNADSKIHTANIDRMAAAGMIFRDAHASSAVCTPSRYSILTGRYNWRSAQKSGVNFGFSGPLIERGRMTVASLLKTAGYRTACVGKWHLGWTWAKRSAKEDDVDYSRPIADGPTSVGFDYFFGISASLDMAPYVYVENDRVTAEPTGWTAGSSGKQMWREGAIAPDFKHEDVLPTLTEKALAWIDQSAKTSEPFFLYFPLPAPHTPILPTPEFRGKSGTNEYGDFCLQVDDVMGQLLAALDRAGIAEDTIIIFTADNGCSPMADFAELAAVGHKPSYVFRGHKADIYEGGHRIPLVIRWGGGIAPGSATDQTVCLTDLLATCSDLLDLPLPAAAGEDSVSNLPLWQGRVEQPVREATVHTSIDGSLSIRRGRWKLEMCPGSGGWSHPQPGSKDASNLPSRQLYDLTADIGERRNLIDEQPAVAAELQALLTSYVQRGRSTPGAAQGNTGPVWWNQLWWMKK, encoded by the coding sequence GTGTGGTCCCGACGGCGATTTCTTAAGACGCTTGGCATCGGCGCGGCCGCGGGGGGCGCGGCGATGGCGGCGGGCGGGCTTTGGAGGCATTGGCTGGTGAAGAAGAAACCGAACATTGTTTACGTGCTGGCGGATGACATGGGCTACGGCGACGTGTCGTGCCTTAACGCAGACTCGAAGATTCACACGGCGAACATCGACCGCATGGCCGCGGCGGGGATGATCTTTCGCGACGCCCATGCCAGCTCGGCTGTCTGCACGCCCAGCCGGTACAGCATCCTCACCGGGCGGTACAACTGGCGCTCGGCGCAGAAGAGCGGGGTGAACTTCGGGTTCAGCGGCCCGCTCATCGAGCGCGGGCGAATGACGGTCGCTTCGCTGCTGAAAACGGCTGGATATCGCACCGCGTGCGTGGGCAAGTGGCACCTGGGATGGACGTGGGCGAAGCGGTCGGCCAAGGAAGACGATGTCGACTACAGCCGCCCCATCGCCGACGGGCCCACGTCGGTCGGGTTCGATTACTTCTTCGGCATCTCGGCGTCGCTGGACATGGCGCCGTACGTGTACGTCGAGAACGACCGCGTGACGGCCGAGCCGACCGGCTGGACCGCCGGCAGCAGCGGCAAGCAGATGTGGCGCGAGGGGGCGATCGCGCCGGACTTCAAGCACGAAGACGTGCTGCCCACGCTGACGGAAAAAGCCCTGGCGTGGATCGACCAGTCCGCAAAGACCAGCGAGCCGTTCTTCCTGTACTTCCCGCTGCCGGCCCCGCACACGCCGATTTTGCCGACGCCTGAGTTCCGCGGCAAAAGCGGCACCAACGAGTACGGCGACTTCTGCCTGCAGGTCGACGACGTGATGGGGCAACTGCTAGCCGCCCTCGACCGCGCGGGCATCGCCGAGGACACGATCATCATCTTTACCGCCGACAACGGCTGTTCGCCCATGGCAGACTTCGCGGAACTCGCGGCGGTCGGGCACAAGCCCAGCTACGTTTTCCGCGGGCACAAGGCCGACATCTACGAAGGCGGCCACCGCATTCCGCTGGTGATCCGCTGGGGCGGCGGGATCGCGCCGGGGTCTGCGACGGATCAGACCGTCTGCCTGACGGACCTGCTGGCCACGTGCTCGGACCTGCTGGACCTGCCGCTGCCGGCCGCTGCCGGCGAAGATTCGGTGAGCAATCTGCCGCTGTGGCAAGGGCGCGTCGAGCAGCCCGTGCGCGAGGCGACGGTCCACACGTCCATCGACGGGTCGCTGTCGATCCGCCGCGGGCGGTGGAAGCTCGAAATGTGCCCGGGCTCGGGCGGCTGGAGCCATCCGCAGCCGGGCTCAAAAGACGCTTCAAACCTGCCCTCGCGACAGCTCTACGATTTGACTGCCGATATCGGCGAGCGGCGAAACCTGATCGACGAGCAGCCCGCCGTGGCCGCGGAGCTGCAGGCGCTGCTGACATCGTACGTCCAGCGCGGGCGCAGCACGCCCGGCGCGGCGCAAGGGAACACCGGTCCAGTCTGGTGGAACCAACTCTGGTGGATGAAGAAGTAG
- a CDS encoding PQQ-binding-like beta-propeller repeat protein produces MASRCFSRPLGTLAVVLALVAAAPAADWPTYRGDNTRSGASGESLALPLSEAWTRKPLHGPAAAWPPPAPDDMFHKIPSLYPTMTYDWAFQTVVADGALYYGSSSDDSVYCVDAATGRTRWVFATEGPVRLAPAVANGNVYVGSDDGKLYCLDAADGRLIWSHRAGGPTRLPGNERMISLWAVRCAPTVERGVVYYAAGIFKSREVYLCALNASTGQKLWMRTLDATAQGHPIVGPEHLYLPTGRTGARIVRRDNAADAGNPHGGGCNSMLMGNLFISSSGETAPRFQVSPLDDDKKQFFLHALHVTLDKDSLYLLADKTLTAVERGSVKFPPKGLEPALKGRWQVPATSTCAMIRAGSALITGGDGHVRAYSTADGKELWSAAVSGKAYGLAVSGGRLFVSTDTGTIHCFAPGAAKASIIEETADPDGAFARDELTDRYAAAAKAALAALPGRKGYCLVLEAGTGRLACEIARQSELQVIAVEADEANVKAARAALRRAGLHGRRVSVHHLPGGTLPYPTYFANLIVSDAAVRTGAAPRMPSSEVFRMLRPYGGVVMIAGPDAAALNAWAGGKLPQWKLAKAGGLSVGTAVRGPLEGAGQWTHSFADAGNSYCSGDTLVRGPMDLQWFGRPGPGSMIERHRRTIAPLSKDGRVFTPGDECLFASDAYNGTLLWEAKLPLSRRLRVAFDSSSMVLDERFVYWLGEDKCNRLDVATGQPAAPLTMPQLIADQPHHWGWLAVQDDLLLGSAVLPGSSYADPPQSTQPAAAPPAAAAGRPAVRDRRIRLVISDYLFAMDRRSGKVKWSHRSGQIINPTLAAGGGRVYFIECHSPKTSTQPSGRAPVEDLFAGSTFLVALDLQSGQPIFRLPVDERVAKIRETAYINYANGVVLLSGGAADGETYRYYYHAFDAATGKLLWQKDHDSELKVSWGHGAPNRWPVVMGDRVQAWPFEYDLKSGRRTDNYKFERLGHGCGTVSAAAGAIFWRGSVPMMHDLTSQAKPGPLTTETRPGCWVNIIPAGGLVLIPEASSGCTCPYSLQTSLALIPREQSPAPPAQK; encoded by the coding sequence ATGGCATCACGCTGTTTCTCCCGCCCCCTGGGCACGCTCGCCGTCGTTCTCGCTCTGGTCGCCGCGGCGCCCGCGGCCGACTGGCCAACTTACCGCGGCGACAACACCCGCAGCGGCGCCAGCGGCGAATCGCTGGCCCTGCCGCTGAGCGAGGCCTGGACACGAAAACCGCTGCACGGGCCCGCTGCCGCCTGGCCGCCCCCGGCGCCGGACGACATGTTCCACAAGATCCCCAGCCTCTACCCCACCATGACCTACGACTGGGCGTTCCAGACCGTCGTGGCCGACGGGGCGCTCTACTACGGGTCCTCCAGCGACGACAGCGTCTACTGCGTCGATGCCGCCACCGGCAGAACTCGCTGGGTCTTCGCCACGGAGGGCCCCGTCCGCCTGGCGCCGGCGGTCGCCAACGGTAACGTGTACGTCGGCAGCGACGACGGGAAACTCTACTGCCTCGACGCCGCCGACGGGCGGCTGATCTGGTCGCACCGCGCCGGCGGGCCGACGCGCCTTCCGGGCAACGAGCGGATGATCTCGCTGTGGGCGGTGCGATGCGCGCCGACCGTCGAACGCGGCGTGGTGTACTATGCGGCCGGCATCTTCAAGAGCCGCGAGGTCTACCTCTGCGCCCTCAACGCCTCGACGGGTCAGAAGCTCTGGATGCGCACCCTCGACGCCACCGCCCAAGGCCACCCGATCGTGGGCCCCGAGCATCTCTACCTACCTACCGGTCGCACGGGCGCCCGGATCGTGCGGCGCGACAACGCCGCCGACGCGGGCAACCCCCACGGCGGCGGGTGCAACTCGATGCTCATGGGCAACCTGTTCATTTCCAGCAGCGGCGAGACGGCCCCGCGGTTCCAGGTCTCCCCGCTGGACGATGACAAAAAGCAGTTCTTCCTCCACGCCCTGCACGTGACGCTCGACAAGGACAGCCTCTATCTGCTGGCGGACAAGACGCTCACGGCCGTCGAACGCGGCTCGGTGAAGTTCCCTCCCAAGGGGCTCGAGCCGGCGCTGAAAGGTCGCTGGCAGGTGCCGGCGACGTCGACCTGCGCGATGATCCGCGCGGGCAGCGCGCTGATTACCGGCGGCGACGGACACGTGCGGGCCTACAGCACCGCCGACGGCAAGGAACTCTGGTCTGCCGCCGTCTCGGGCAAGGCGTACGGCCTGGCCGTCAGCGGCGGGCGGTTGTTCGTCAGCACCGACACCGGGACGATCCACTGCTTCGCGCCCGGGGCGGCAAAGGCGTCCATCATCGAAGAGACCGCCGACCCGGACGGGGCGTTCGCCCGGGACGAGCTGACCGACCGCTATGCCGCCGCCGCAAAGGCTGCCCTCGCCGCCCTGCCCGGCCGCAAGGGCTACTGCCTGGTGCTGGAGGCGGGCACGGGGCGGCTGGCCTGCGAGATCGCGCGGCAGAGCGAATTGCAGGTGATCGCGGTCGAAGCGGATGAGGCCAATGTCAAGGCGGCTCGCGCGGCGCTGCGCCGGGCGGGTCTGCACGGGCGGCGGGTCAGCGTGCATCACCTGCCGGGTGGAACCCTGCCTTACCCGACCTACTTCGCGAACCTGATCGTTTCGGATGCGGCGGTGCGAACCGGCGCCGCCCCACGCATGCCGTCGAGCGAGGTCTTCCGCATGCTGCGTCCATACGGCGGCGTGGTGATGATCGCCGGGCCAGACGCCGCGGCGCTCAACGCCTGGGCCGGCGGAAAGCTGCCGCAGTGGAAGCTCGCCAAGGCCGGTGGATTGAGCGTCGGCACGGCCGTGCGCGGACCGCTCGAAGGCGCCGGGCAATGGACGCACTCCTTCGCCGACGCGGGCAACTCGTACTGCAGCGGCGACACCCTGGTGCGCGGGCCGATGGACCTGCAGTGGTTCGGCCGCCCCGGACCGGGCAGCATGATCGAGCGCCACCGCCGCACGATCGCGCCGCTGAGCAAAGATGGCCGCGTGTTCACCCCCGGCGACGAATGTCTCTTCGCCAGCGACGCCTACAACGGCACGCTGCTGTGGGAAGCGAAGCTGCCCCTTTCACGCCGCCTGCGCGTGGCGTTCGACTCCAGCAGCATGGTCCTGGACGAGCGGTTCGTGTACTGGCTCGGCGAGGACAAGTGCAACCGCCTCGACGTGGCCACCGGCCAGCCCGCCGCGCCGCTGACCATGCCCCAACTGATCGCCGATCAACCGCACCACTGGGGATGGCTGGCCGTGCAGGACGACCTGCTGCTGGGCAGCGCCGTGCTGCCCGGCTCGTCCTACGCCGACCCGCCGCAGTCGACGCAACCTGCCGCCGCCCCGCCCGCGGCCGCCGCGGGGCGACCGGCCGTGCGCGACCGGCGCATCCGCCTGGTCATCAGCGACTATCTCTTTGCGATGGATCGCCGCAGCGGCAAGGTGAAGTGGTCGCACCGCAGCGGGCAGATCATCAATCCCACCCTCGCCGCCGGCGGCGGACGGGTGTACTTCATCGAGTGCCACAGCCCCAAGACCAGCACGCAGCCCAGCGGGCGAGCGCCGGTCGAAGACCTCTTCGCCGGAAGCACGTTCCTGGTGGCGCTGGACCTGCAGAGCGGTCAGCCGATCTTCCGGCTGCCGGTCGATGAGCGCGTAGCGAAGATCCGCGAGACCGCCTACATCAACTACGCCAACGGCGTGGTGCTGCTGTCGGGCGGGGCCGCCGACGGGGAAACCTATCGCTACTACTATCACGCCTTCGACGCCGCCACAGGCAAGCTGCTCTGGCAGAAAGATCACGACAGCGAGCTCAAGGTGAGCTGGGGCCACGGCGCCCCCAACCGCTGGCCGGTGGTCATGGGCGACCGCGTGCAGGCCTGGCCGTTCGAGTACGATCTCAAGAGCGGCAGGCGAACCGACAACTACAAGTTCGAGCGCCTCGGGCACGGGTGCGGAACCGTCTCGGCCGCCGCCGGCGCGATCTTCTGGCGCGGCAGCGTTCCGATGATGCACGACCTGACCAGCCAGGCCAAGCCCGGCCCGCTGACCACCGAAACCCGCCCGGGCTGCTGGGTGAACATCATCCCCGCCGGCGGGTTGGTGCTGATCCCCGAGGCGTCGTCGGGCTGTACGTGCCCTTACTCGCTGCAGACGTCGCTGGCGTTGATCCCTCGCGAGCAATCGCCCGCCCCGCCCGCACAGAAGTAA
- a CDS encoding family 20 glycosylhydrolase — MAKIHGSGREGSIAVPAVRSSAAWAAVLLLSMPLGWLCPRSAAAAEASLIPLPAQTAVKDGEMMLLPASRIVVAEAALAPLAKVLAGEIEQLVGLRVATAEGAPRAGDIALSIEASMGAEAYELIVGKSAAVRGGTYAAAAMGTVTLLQSLASSGSASLPHMRVSDRPLAPYRGLMVDVARQWHSVGTLKQLVVLCRWYKINTLQLHLTDDQSFTFPSRSMPGLATRGRQYTLDQLADLETFARDRGVAILPELDMPGHAAAAVKGAPERLACDPPGRNTICAGNEETYRALDALVGEMCDVFKTSAYFHIGADEVSTAAWSRCRHCRDYMARNGLGGTKELYRHFIVRMNEIVKRHGRKMIVWEGFSRRGQVKIPPDVTVMVFESMYNIAPDVLSGGHAVINTAWQPLYVTDGRKWSPRHIYGWNMYRWEHWAPVSPAFWRAIVVPQTDRVLGAQICSWEQADPDELPSLRQRLAAMAERTWNPHAGRSYADFAARLKILDEKLDRLMKQ; from the coding sequence ATGGCGAAGATACACGGATCGGGCCGCGAGGGTTCTATTGCCGTACCTGCTGTCAGATCATCCGCCGCGTGGGCGGCGGTTCTGCTATTGAGCATGCCCCTGGGCTGGCTGTGCCCCCGATCCGCGGCGGCGGCAGAGGCCAGCCTCATTCCTCTGCCGGCGCAAACCGCCGTCAAAGACGGCGAAATGATGCTGCTCCCGGCCAGCCGGATCGTTGTGGCCGAGGCGGCGCTGGCGCCGCTGGCCAAGGTGCTGGCCGGCGAGATAGAACAGCTTGTTGGCCTGCGCGTGGCGACGGCAGAGGGCGCCCCGCGCGCGGGCGACATTGCGCTGTCCATCGAGGCGTCGATGGGCGCTGAGGCATACGAGTTGATCGTCGGCAAGTCCGCTGCGGTGCGCGGCGGCACGTATGCGGCGGCGGCGATGGGCACGGTCACGCTGCTGCAGTCGCTGGCGAGTTCAGGCAGCGCCAGTTTGCCGCACATGCGGGTCAGCGACCGCCCGCTGGCGCCGTACCGCGGGCTGATGGTCGACGTGGCGCGGCAGTGGCATAGCGTCGGGACGCTCAAGCAACTCGTCGTGCTCTGCCGCTGGTACAAGATCAACACCCTGCAGTTGCACCTGACCGACGACCAGTCCTTCACCTTCCCCAGCCGCTCGATGCCGGGCCTGGCCACGCGCGGGCGACAGTACACCCTCGATCAACTGGCGGATCTCGAAACCTTCGCCCGCGACCGCGGCGTGGCGATCCTGCCCGAACTCGACATGCCCGGCCATGCCGCCGCGGCCGTCAAGGGCGCCCCCGAGCGCCTGGCGTGCGACCCGCCGGGGCGCAACACGATCTGCGCCGGCAACGAAGAGACCTATCGTGCCCTGGACGCGCTGGTGGGCGAGATGTGCGACGTGTTCAAAACCAGCGCGTACTTCCACATCGGCGCCGACGAGGTCAGCACCGCCGCCTGGAGCCGGTGCCGCCACTGCCGCGACTACATGGCCCGCAACGGCCTGGGCGGCACGAAGGAACTCTACCGCCACTTCATCGTGCGGATGAACGAGATCGTCAAACGCCACGGGCGAAAGATGATCGTCTGGGAAGGCTTCTCCCGCCGCGGGCAGGTGAAGATTCCGCCCGATGTGACGGTGATGGTCTTCGAGAGCATGTACAACATCGCCCCGGACGTCCTCTCAGGCGGCCACGCCGTCATCAACACCGCCTGGCAGCCGCTGTACGTGACCGACGGCCGCAAGTGGTCGCCGCGGCACATCTACGGCTGGAACATGTACCGGTGGGAGCATTGGGCGCCGGTCTCGCCGGCATTCTGGCGGGCGATCGTGGTCCCACAGACCGACCGCGTCCTGGGAGCCCAGATCTGCTCATGGGAGCAAGCCGACCCCGACGAACTGCCCAGCCTGCGCCAAAGACTAGCCGCGATGGCCGAACGAACCTGGAACCCCCACGCCGGCCGAAGCTATGCCGATTTCGCCGCGCGGCTGAAGATCCTTGACGAAAAGCTCGACCGCCTTATGAAACAGTAA